The following are from one region of the Bacteroidota bacterium genome:
- a CDS encoding circadian clock KaiB family protein gives MRAIANIKSICEDYLKGRYQLEVIDIYQNPSLGKGEQIIASPTLIRRLPLPLRRFIGDLSDTERILLGLDLQTGQHSGDKTKIVRKP, from the coding sequence ATGCGGGCGATCGCGAACATCAAGAGCATCTGCGAAGATTACCTGAAAGGAAGATATCAACTTGAGGTGATTGATATCTATCAGAATCCCAGCCTGGGGAAGGGAGAACAAATCATCGCTTCTCCGACCCTCATCAGGCGGCTTCCGTTACCCCTGCGAAGATTTATCGGGGATCTTTCCGATACTGAACGCATTCTCCTTGGGCTTGACCTACAAACGGGACAGCACTCTGGCGACAAGACGAAGATCGTACGAAAACCTTAG